In Embleya scabrispora, the DNA window TCGCCTCGGGACCCGAACCGATTCCGGCGATCGGCGTCGATCGGGTCCGGCGACCCGTGCTGCGGGCCCGGGACCTGCGGGTGGAGTTCGCCGGGGTGCCCGCCGTGGACGGGGTGTCCATGTGGGTCGAGCGCGGTGAGGTGGTCGGCGTGGTCGGTCCCGCCGGCAGCGGCAAGACCACGCTGCTGAACGCGCTCACCGGGGTGGTGCCGGCCACCGGCGCGCTGTTCGTGGACGGCCTCCCGGTGCGGCTGGGCAGCCCCGAACGCTCGCGCCGCGCCGGTCTGGTCCGGATGTTCCAGACCCCGCAACCGGTTCGCGCGCTCTCCGGCGCGGACAACTTCGTGCTCACCCGCTCCGACACCCGACACCGGGGTCTGCTCGCCGCGTGGTTGTTGCACCCGCTGCTGGCGCGGGTGGACCTGGAACGGGGCATCGGGACGGACCGGGTCGGGCCGGGGGGACGGCCGCAGCGGGGCGCGGACGTGCTGACGTACGGGGAGCGTCGGCTGCTCGACATCGCCCGGAGCATCGCGGCGGTGCCCCGGGTGCTGATGCTGGACGAGCCGAGCGCGGGGCTGAGCGCACGCGAGACGGACGCGCTGCTGGTACTGCTGCGGGGGGTCGCGGCGGACGGCGTGGGCCTGATCGTGGTGGATCGAAGGATCGAGTTCATCGAGGCGCTGTGCGATCGCGTCACCGTCCTGGACTCCGGCCGCGTGGTTGCGGAGGGCACGCCGGCCGAGATCCGACGCAATCGTCGCGCGATGGACGCCTGCCTGGGGGCGGGGGCCGGGTACGACGCCTGAGCCCCGGCGTCGACGGTCCACCGTTCCCGGGGCGGGGTCGGCGGGCGCGTTCGGGGGCGCCCGACCCGGGGTCACCGGCTCGTCCGGCGACCCCGGCGACCCGCCCACCACAATCCCCCGCCGGCCCGAAACGCTCCCCGGGCCGGCGGTTTCACCCCCTCGCGCGCAGGCTGCCGCCCGGGGGCCGATCCACCGGGATCCGCCGGACGGGGCCTTTGGGGCGACGCCCTAAAGGCCCGGCGCGCCCGCCGGATACTTGATCGCGTTCTTCACCATCTTGTCGCGCAGGGCCTGGGCCGGGTCGATGCCGAGGCGGTTCGCCAGGCTCAGCAGATAGGACAGGACGTCGGCGATCTCCTCGCGGACGTGTTCGCCCCGGTCCGGATCCGACATCACGTCGTCGGCCTGTTCGGGGGTCAGCCACTGGAAGATCTCCACCAGTTCCGAGGCCTCCACGCTGAGCGCCATCACCAGGTTCTTCGGGGTGTGGAAGGGCTGCCAGTGCCGCTCGGCGGAGAACGCGGCGATCGCGGCGGTCAGTTCGGCAAGGTCGGAGCCGGCCGGGGGAGTGGTGTCCATATCCCCATGCCTACCGCACCGGCCGCGCCGCGGGCGGCCCGGCCCTGTCACCCCGGCGAGGGACAATGGCCGAGGGCAGGCCCGGACTCGTCCGGGCGGCCCCGATCGCCGTCGTCCGCCCTGGAAGGTTCACGTTCACATGAGGGTCGCCACCTGGAACATCAACTCGATCGGGGCCCGGCTGCCCAAGCTGCTCGAGTGGCTGGAGCGGGCCGCACCCGACGCGGTGTGCCTGCAGGAGCTGAAGTCCACCCCCGAGGCGTATCCGCTGAAGGAGCTTGAGGAGGCCGGCTACACCTCGGCCGTCAACGCGGGCGGGCGCTGGAACGGCGTCGCGATCCTGTCGAAGGTCGGCCTCGACGACGTCACCGTCGGCCTGACGCCGGGCCCGGGCTTCCCCGAGGCCGACGGCCCGCACGAGGCCCGGGCGATCTCCGCGACGTGCGGCGGCGTGCGGCTCTGGTCGGTGTACGTGCCCAACGGCCGCGAGGTGGACAACCCGCACTACGCCTACAAGCTGGAATGGCTGGGCGCGCTGCGTGCCGCGGTCGCCGCCGACGCGGCCGGCCCGCGGCCGTTCGCCGTGCTCGGCGACTTCAACGTCGCGCCCACCGACAAGGACGTCTGGGACATCTCGCTGTTCGGCGAGAACTCGACGCACGTGACGCAGGCGGAGCGGGACGCGGTCACCGCGCTGGAGGGTGTGGGGCTGCGCGAGGTGATGCCCCGGGCGCTCAAGTACGACGTGCCGTTCACCTACTGGGACTACCGCGAGCTGGGGTTCCCGAAGAACAAGGGCATGCGGATCGACCTCGTCTACGGCAACGCGCCGTTCGCCGCCGCGGTCTCCGACTCGTACGTCGACCGCGAGGCCCGCAAGGGCAAGGGCACCAGCGACCACGCACCGGTCGTGGTGGACCTCGACGTGTAGCCGGTCGCCCCCGCACGGGCCTCCGCGCCGGCCCTCCTCGCACGGCCTTCTTGTACGGCCTTCTTCGCACGGCCCTCCTCACACGCGGTCCCCGAGCCGACCGACCGGCTCGGGGACCGTGTGCGGCGCTACAGATACAGCCCTTCGCCCCCGTGCCGGGGCCGTTCGATCTCCACCGGCGCCGCCCCGTTGCGCAGCGCGTACAACTCGGCCAGCGTCGCGTGTGTACCGATGCCGTCGGCGGTGCCCAGCCATTCGCGCGCCTCGGCGAATTCCAGCGGGCCGACGTCGATCTGGGCCAGACAACGACCGGGGCGGACCACCGCCGGGTGCAGCCGGCCCAGGCTCTCGTTGGTGGTGATCGCGACCATCACGTTGCGCCCCTGGCCGAGCAGGCCGTCGGTGAGGTTGAGCAGCCGGGACAGCGCCTGACCCGCCGAGCGTTTGGCCTCGCCCCGGATCAACTCGTCGCAGTCCTCCAGGACCAGCAGCCGCCACTTCTGCTTCTTCGACTTGTCGTGCGACTCCTCGTCCTCGTCGCCGCGCCCGATCGCGACGTCCATCAGGTAGCCGGTGTCGCCGAACAGCGCCTCGGGGTCCAGGACGCAGTCCATCCGACACCAGTCCTGCCACGCGCGGGCCAGCGCGCGCAGCGCCGTGGTCTTGCCGGTGCCGGGCGGCCCGTGCAGCAGGATCAACCGCCCCGACACGTCGTCGGGCGTGACCTTCATCAGCCGGTCGAACGCGCCGGCGGTGGGCCCCGTGTAGTTGCGGCGGATGTCCTCCCAGGGCGCGGCGGTGATCGCCCGGGTGGTGCGGTACGGGCCGCGCCGGGCGGAGAAGTACCAAAAGCCCATCGCCACGGCCTCGTCCTTGGGCGGCGGGTCGGCCGCCGCGCCCTTGACCGCCTTCTTCAACACCGCGCGGCCGACCTTCTCGTCGACGGCGGTCACGGTCACCTCGCCGCCGCCGCTGCGCCAGCGCACCGACCGCAGGGTCCAGCCGTCGCCGACGGCGAGTTGGGAGGAACGGTCGTCCTCCTCCACGGCGCGGACCACTCTGGCGCCGCGCGGGACGAGTCGGGCGCCGGGCTTGACCCGATCCAGGCGGGTGGTCCTGGCCCAGGGCTGGGCGCCGGTCAGGAAGGCGGCGAGGGCGAGTCCGTCCACGGCGTCGTACGGGGTGTCCGCGTCGTCGAGTCCGAACACGAAGGGCAACAGCGTTGATGGGTCGTCACCGGCTGAATTCGGCGCCCCATCCGGTGGGCGGGGCGTCTGGCGAGGCATCGACATGATTTCGATGATCCGGTGCCCCGGGCCGTCCGTACAGGGGTTTACACATAGCGGTTTCCGGGCCGGACAAGGGCTCGGGAGCCCCGCCGGGGGATCGGGGGCACGCCTCAGCGCGGATAGGCCGCCTCGACCGCGCCCAGTGCGGCGCCGATCGCCTCGTCGCGGGTCAGGCCGAGCCGGTGTGCGCGGTGCGCGTATTCGAGCGCGGCCTCGCTCGCCGCCCGGTGGGCGTGGTCCCCGACCGCGGCGACGAAGCTGCCCGAGCGGCCCCGGGTCTCGATCACGCCGTCCGCCTCCAACTCGCGATAGGCGCGCGCGACCGTGTTGGGTGCCAGGCCGAGTTCGCCGGCCAACCCGCGTACGGTCGGCAGTCTGGTGCCGGCGGGCAGCGTGCCGGCCCGGGCCTGATCGGCGAGCTGCCCCCGAATCTGCTCGAACGGTGCGACGGACGAGGCCGGATCGATGGTGATCACCATGCGGGCGAGCCTAGACCCGCCGGGGTCGCGGGCCGGGCAACCGGGTGCGATTCGGCGGTGGCGGGCGGTGAGGGACGGGGCTTCCCCGCCGGTGGGGATTCGTCAGTGAAGATGGCGAATTGCTCGGTCGCGATGCCATGAACCGTCGTGCCGAATTCGAACGGAGCCCGCGAGAACGCCGCGGCTGCGGCACGGTGGACCCGACGAACCCAGCGTGGCCACACGCTCACCGAAGGGGGAATCCGTGTCCGACCTGCCGCCGATCCGGTCGTCGTCCGCCGTGGACGCCGAGCCGCTCGACTCCCACCGGCGCGCGCCCGCGTCCGCGGTGGCCCCGCACTCGGCCCGCGACGACCGGGATCCGGACGACGATCCGCACGTCGCCGCCCCGGCCCGGGGCGTCTGAGATGACCCACCCCGAGGAGCGACCGCTCGACCCGGTCGACTCGCTCGATCCGTTCGCCTCCGAGGACGTCGACGCACCGCGCGAACCCGGCGGCGGGGCCCGCACGCCGGTGTCGCCGACCGTCCCCGGACCGGCCGACGGGGCGTGGGCCGGCGAGGCTTGGCCCGACGAGGAGTTCGGGCCCGCGGAGTCGGCCGCGACGGTGATCGTCACCCACGACGGAACCGGCCGGCACCACTTCGGCGCGGGCTCGCCCCCGGCCGCGCCGCATCGGCCGCGCCAGGCCCGTGAGGGACCGATCTGGGCGGAGGAGAGCGACCTGGTCCGGCGTACGTTCGTGCCGCCCAAGGGCTACTTGCGCGCCCAGGGCATGATGTCCCGGCAGTTGATCCTGCTCACCGGCGAGGCCCGGTCCGGAAAACGCACGCTGGCCCTGCATCTGATGCAGGATCAGCACGTGGAGAGCGTGATCGCGCTCGATCCCGACGAAGACCTGACCACCCGTCGGATCCAGCGCGGTCGGGGTTACGTGGTCGACTCCGTCGGCGCCGACGCGCTCGCCGGCTACACCCGCGGCGACCTGGAACTGCTGCGCCGCCGCCTGGTCGAGCGCGGCAGCGTCCTGGTCGCCACGGCGGTCGTCGGCGCACCGATGCTCGGCGTGTGGGCGCCCTGGCACGTACCGTGCGCCCGACCCGATCCGGTCCAGGTGCTGCACAGCCACCTCACCGACCGCCTGGGTCCGGGCTGGCAGCGCCGGCACCTGGACCTGGTGGACGAGGACATCGCCGAACTGGTGCGCGCCGACGGCGGCCGGCCCGCACGGGCCGCGAGGATCGCCGCCGAGCTGGCCGGCTTCGCCGACGGCGGGTTTCCCAGGACCCAGGTGCTGAACGCGCTGCGCGATCGTGAGCACGCGGCGGTGGCCGGCTGGCTGCGGGCCCATCCGGCCTGTGCCGACTGGGCGCTGATGATCGCCGCCGCGGTGTTCGAGGGGCACGACTACGGCATCGTCGCCGAGCGGGCCGCGGCGCTGCGCGCGATGCTCGCCGAGCACCTGCCGGCCTCGGCCGGCGCGTCGGCCGACGGGTGGCCGCCGCAGCCCCGGTCCGCGCGCCTGGACCTGATCGACGCGACCGCGGTCGCCGCCGACGCCACCCGGGACGGGGCCCGCTACCGGCTGGACGTGGTGCGCTTCAACCGGCCGCGCTGGGCGGCGTCGGTCCGCGAGCACGTCTGGGACGTCTACCCCGATCTGCGCGACCCGCTGGTCGAGTGGTTGGCCGCGACCCCCCGCCGGCCGGCCGACGTCCACCGGGTCGCGGCCCGGGCCGCGGGCGCGTTCATGGCCGGGGGCGGGGGCATCGGCCGCTGGGCCCGATCCACCGGTGGGCCGCGGCCGGTGGTGCGCGGCGCGCCATGGCGGTCCCGGCGCTGAGGGCGGCGGCCCAGGACGCGGTGGTGGCCACGCAGGTACGGCACCTGGTGGAGGCGTGGAGCCGGGACACCACCCACCCGGGGCTGCGCCTGATGGCCGCCCGCGCCTACCCCGGTCTCGCCTCCGTCTATCCCGGCCCGACGCTGACCGGCCTGCTGCGCCTGGCCCGGACCGGGGATCGTGCGGTGGCGGAGGCGGCCCGGGACGGTATCGCGACGCTGTGTCGGGAGGGCATCCGCGCCGAATCGGTCCTGGAGCGGGTGGAGGACTGGGAAGAGGCCGCCGCCGCGGCCGAGTTGGCCGCACACCTCGTGCTCGACGAGGGGGCCGGCGGGTCGCCGGCCGACGACCGGTTCCTGGCGGTGGTCCGGAACGCGGTCACCGATCGGGACGGATATGCCGTCGTGGCGCGGCTGTTCACCCGACTGCTCGGGGCCGGTGCGGGTGATCCGACCCGCGCCTCGGCGCTGCGGGAGGGCCTGACGCGGCTGTTCGGTCCGGGGCGCGACCACGGGCTGGAACGACTCGCCTTCGACCTGACCCGGCTCGCCTACGAGG includes these proteins:
- a CDS encoding ATP-binding cassette domain-containing protein; its protein translation is MAFDPARRPWRGPDAEARRPTRLGSGPGCARRARSARGRVRALRSPADGEIPDPVPLFASGPEPIPAIGVDRVRRPVLRARDLRVEFAGVPAVDGVSMWVERGEVVGVVGPAGSGKTTLLNALTGVVPATGALFVDGLPVRLGSPERSRRAGLVRMFQTPQPVRALSGADNFVLTRSDTRHRGLLAAWLLHPLLARVDLERGIGTDRVGPGGRPQRGADVLTYGERRLLDIARSIAAVPRVLMLDEPSAGLSARETDALLVLLRGVAADGVGLIVVDRRIEFIEALCDRVTVLDSGRVVAEGTPAEIRRNRRAMDACLGAGAGYDA
- a CDS encoding exodeoxyribonuclease III, whose product is MRVATWNINSIGARLPKLLEWLERAAPDAVCLQELKSTPEAYPLKELEEAGYTSAVNAGGRWNGVAILSKVGLDDVTVGLTPGPGFPEADGPHEARAISATCGGVRLWSVYVPNGREVDNPHYAYKLEWLGALRAAVAADAAGPRPFAVLGDFNVAPTDKDVWDISLFGENSTHVTQAERDAVTALEGVGLREVMPRALKYDVPFTYWDYRELGFPKNKGMRIDLVYGNAPFAAAVSDSYVDREARKGKGTSDHAPVVVDLDV
- a CDS encoding DUF5925 domain-containing protein gives rise to the protein MPRQTPRPPDGAPNSAGDDPSTLLPFVFGLDDADTPYDAVDGLALAAFLTGAQPWARTTRLDRVKPGARLVPRGARVVRAVEEDDRSSQLAVGDGWTLRSVRWRSGGGEVTVTAVDEKVGRAVLKKAVKGAAADPPPKDEAVAMGFWYFSARRGPYRTTRAITAAPWEDIRRNYTGPTAGAFDRLMKVTPDDVSGRLILLHGPPGTGKTTALRALARAWQDWCRMDCVLDPEALFGDTGYLMDVAIGRGDEDEESHDKSKKQKWRLLVLEDCDELIRGEAKRSAGQALSRLLNLTDGLLGQGRNVMVAITTNESLGRLHPAVVRPGRCLAQIDVGPLEFAEAREWLGTADGIGTHATLAELYALRNGAAPVEIERPRHGGEGLYL
- a CDS encoding GntR family transcriptional regulator encodes the protein MVITIDPASSVAPFEQIRGQLADQARAGTLPAGTRLPTVRGLAGELGLAPNTVARAYRELEADGVIETRGRSGSFVAAVGDHAHRAASEAALEYAHRAHRLGLTRDEAIGAALGAVEAAYPR
- a CDS encoding nucleotide pyrophosphohydrolase, which codes for MDTTPPAGSDLAELTAAIAAFSAERHWQPFHTPKNLVMALSVEASELVEIFQWLTPEQADDVMSDPDRGEHVREEIADVLSYLLSLANRLGIDPAQALRDKMVKNAIKYPAGAPGL